One genomic window of Burkholderia diffusa includes the following:
- a CDS encoding PLP-dependent aminotransferase family protein, whose amino-acid sequence MSTVPLAQIPAPHDTATLTLVDQLVQWARRRIDERVFRPGMRMPSIRKLALDKSVSRFTVVEAYERLVAQGYLDSRRGSGFYVRERTAAGPQPADNVVRVAEAAPVHNTIDVVWLLRNMLHTVSPEKGPGLGYLPGRWLDGELITGALRALGRQSGAQMLGFGTAQGFLPLRQQLQTRLAEVEIGAKPEQLVLVSGITQAIDLISRIYVRPGDAVIVGDPAWFQMFGRFASQGAQLVGMPYTPDGPDLDALETLVQMWRPKMLVINSVLQNPTGTSLSAAQAFRILKLAEAYDFLVVEDDVYGDLCPPSYPATRLASLDQLKRVIYLGSYSKTLAANLRVGYVACAPEIAKAVTDQKMLVGMTTPELNERVLYKILTEGHYRRHVERLRARLDGVRDKTARMLERTGLRLFTMPAAGMFLWADTGVDSDALAAAAHEEGFLLTPGSLFSPQQSSSTWTRFNVANCGDPALPGFLARYIESAARRAS is encoded by the coding sequence ATGTCCACCGTCCCACTCGCCCAGATTCCCGCGCCGCACGATACGGCTACGCTCACGCTCGTCGACCAGCTCGTCCAGTGGGCGCGGCGCCGCATCGATGAACGCGTATTCCGGCCCGGCATGCGCATGCCGTCGATCCGCAAGCTCGCGCTCGACAAGAGCGTGTCGCGCTTTACCGTGGTGGAAGCGTACGAACGGCTCGTCGCGCAGGGCTACCTCGACTCGCGGCGCGGCTCGGGCTTCTATGTGCGTGAGCGCACCGCCGCCGGCCCGCAGCCCGCCGACAACGTGGTGCGCGTGGCCGAGGCCGCGCCGGTGCACAACACGATCGACGTCGTCTGGCTGCTGCGCAACATGCTGCACACCGTCAGCCCGGAAAAAGGGCCGGGCCTAGGGTACCTGCCGGGCCGTTGGCTCGACGGCGAGCTGATCACCGGCGCGCTGCGCGCGCTCGGGCGCCAGTCCGGCGCGCAGATGCTCGGTTTCGGCACCGCGCAGGGTTTCCTGCCGCTGCGCCAGCAATTGCAGACGCGGCTCGCGGAAGTCGAGATCGGCGCGAAGCCCGAGCAGCTCGTGCTGGTGTCAGGCATCACGCAGGCGATCGATCTGATCTCGCGGATCTACGTGCGGCCCGGCGATGCGGTGATCGTGGGCGATCCCGCGTGGTTCCAGATGTTCGGCCGCTTCGCGTCGCAGGGCGCGCAACTGGTCGGCATGCCCTATACGCCAGACGGCCCCGATCTCGACGCGCTGGAAACGCTCGTGCAGATGTGGCGGCCGAAGATGCTCGTGATCAATTCGGTGCTGCAGAACCCGACCGGCACGTCGCTGTCGGCCGCGCAGGCGTTCCGGATCCTGAAGCTTGCCGAGGCGTACGACTTCCTCGTCGTCGAGGACGACGTGTACGGCGACCTGTGCCCGCCGAGCTATCCGGCCACGCGCCTCGCGAGCCTCGACCAGCTGAAGCGCGTGATCTACCTGGGCAGCTATTCGAAGACGCTCGCGGCGAATTTGCGGGTCGGCTATGTCGCCTGCGCGCCGGAGATCGCGAAGGCGGTCACCGACCAGAAGATGCTGGTCGGGATGACGACGCCGGAGCTCAACGAGCGCGTGTTGTACAAGATCCTGACCGAGGGACATTACCGGCGCCACGTCGAGCGGCTGCGCGCGCGGCTCGACGGCGTGCGCGACAAGACCGCGCGGATGCTCGAGCGTACCGGGTTGCGGCTCTTCACGATGCCGGCGGCGGGGATGTTCCTGTGGGCCGACACGGGCGTCGATTCGGACGCGCTCGCGGCCGCCGCGCACGAGGAAGGGTTTCTGCTGACGCCGGGGAGCCTGTTCTCGCCGCAGCAGTCGTCGTCGACGTGGACGCGCTTCAACGTCGCGAACTGCGGGGATCCGGCGTTGCCGGGGTTTCTCGCGCGCTATATCGAGTCGGCGGCGCGGCGCGCGTCGTGA
- a CDS encoding VOC family protein — translation MPARSLTLDHLVIAARTLDEGVRHIAASLGIEPAGGGRHPLMRTHNALFGAWGGLYLEVIAIDPDAPATGDDATPPRARLFSLDDPAMHARLAQGPFLAHWVARVDRPRQLAMWQSQYPARIAPVVAMRRGDLSWGLTVPDDGAFPAWQGAGDGLVPSLIQWDSPRHPAESLPNDGVALKALKGVHPRADVIREQLDWLGAGHLLDLDSGDGPPALVAEFETPQGARTLR, via the coding sequence ATGCCAGCCCGCTCCCTGACCCTCGACCATCTCGTGATTGCCGCGCGCACGCTCGACGAAGGCGTGCGCCATATCGCCGCGTCGCTCGGCATCGAACCGGCCGGCGGCGGACGCCATCCGCTGATGCGCACCCATAACGCGCTGTTCGGCGCGTGGGGCGGGCTGTACCTCGAAGTGATCGCGATCGATCCCGACGCGCCCGCCACGGGCGACGATGCCACGCCGCCGCGCGCGCGGCTGTTCAGCCTCGACGATCCGGCGATGCATGCAAGGCTCGCGCAGGGACCGTTTCTCGCACACTGGGTCGCACGCGTCGATCGGCCGCGCCAGCTCGCGATGTGGCAAAGCCAGTATCCGGCGCGCATCGCGCCGGTCGTCGCGATGCGGCGCGGCGACCTGAGCTGGGGCCTTACGGTACCCGACGACGGCGCGTTCCCCGCGTGGCAAGGCGCGGGCGACGGCCTCGTGCCGTCGCTGATCCAGTGGGACAGCCCGCGCCATCCGGCCGAATCGCTGCCGAACGACGGCGTCGCGCTCAAGGCGCTCAAGGGCGTCCACCCGCGTGCGGACGTCATCCGCGAGCAGCTCGACTGGCTCGGCGCCGGCCATCTGCTCGACCTCGACAGCGGCGACGGCCCGCCGGCGCTCGTCGCCGAATTCGAAACCCCGCAGGGCGCGCGCACGCTGCGCTGA
- a CDS encoding DMT family transporter has protein sequence MNSRETRGMLLGLIGVMIFSLTLPMTRIVVSELNPLLNGLGRALAASVPAGLLLWWRRERLPTRAQLKSLAIVSAGVIIAYPVFSAWAMKTVPASHGAVVNGLQPLFVALYAAWLSHERPSKAFWASALAGSALVIAFALRDGGGTVQAGDALMLVAVGIGALGYAEGARLARQIGGWQVICWALVVSAPFLVLPVGWLAWTQHVAHPAPLALRTWLAFGYVTLFSQFIGFFAWYAGLAMGGIARVGQVQLLQIFFTIAFSALLFGETVTPSTWLFAAAVIATVMLGRRSAVATAPRPARAG, from the coding sequence ATGAATTCGCGCGAAACCCGCGGCATGCTGCTCGGCCTCATCGGCGTGATGATCTTCAGCCTCACGCTGCCGATGACGCGTATCGTCGTCTCCGAGCTCAATCCGCTGCTGAATGGGCTCGGTCGCGCGCTCGCCGCATCGGTGCCGGCCGGCCTGCTGCTGTGGTGGCGGCGCGAACGGCTGCCGACCCGCGCGCAGCTGAAAAGCCTCGCGATCGTGTCGGCCGGCGTGATCATCGCGTATCCGGTGTTCTCCGCCTGGGCGATGAAAACCGTCCCGGCCTCGCACGGCGCGGTCGTGAACGGGCTGCAGCCGCTGTTCGTCGCGCTGTACGCGGCGTGGCTGTCGCATGAACGGCCGTCGAAGGCGTTCTGGGCCAGCGCGCTGGCGGGCAGTGCGCTCGTGATCGCGTTCGCGCTGCGCGACGGCGGCGGCACGGTGCAGGCCGGCGACGCGCTGATGCTCGTCGCGGTCGGCATCGGCGCGCTCGGCTACGCGGAAGGCGCGCGCCTCGCCCGCCAGATCGGCGGCTGGCAGGTGATCTGCTGGGCGCTCGTCGTATCCGCGCCGTTCCTCGTGTTGCCGGTCGGCTGGCTCGCATGGACGCAGCACGTCGCGCACCCCGCCCCGCTCGCGCTGCGCACGTGGCTCGCATTCGGCTACGTGACCCTTTTTTCGCAATTCATCGGTTTTTTTGCGTGGTACGCCGGGCTCGCCATGGGCGGCATCGCGCGCGTCGGTCAGGTGCAGCTGCTGCAGATCTTCTTCACGATCGCCTTTTCCGCGCTGCTGTTCGGCGAGACGGTGACGCCGTCGACGTGGCTGTTCGCGGCCGCCGTGATCGCGACCGTGATGCTCGGCCGGCGCTCGGCGGTGGCCACCGCCCCGCGTCCCGCTCGCGCCGGCTGA
- a CDS encoding PLP-dependent aminotransferase family protein, with translation MNPSDLHPPHWQLSERARKLTSSAIREILKVTERPEVISFAGGLPAPATFPAERMRAAADRVLRDAPAAALQYSATEGYLPLREWIAERYSVRVSQVLITTGSQQALDLLGKALIDPDSPILVETPTYLGALQSFSLYEPRYVQVPTDEQGLLPEGLTPDLTQGARLLYAQPNFQNPTGRRLPVERRRALAAFAQSSPFPVLEDDPYGALNYQGEPLPTMLSMAPDHIVHLGTFSKVLAPGLRIGYIIAPEELHFKLVQAKQATDLHTPTLTQRIAHEVIKDGFLDEHIPTIRQLYGAQCEAMLASLARHMPEGVTWNRPDGGMFIWVNLPAQIDSMKLLEAAVANHVAFVPGAPFFANDPQQNTLRLSFVTVPPEKIEEGVARLGKLLRERL, from the coding sequence ATGAATCCGAGCGACCTGCACCCGCCGCACTGGCAGCTTTCCGAACGCGCCCGCAAGCTGACGAGCTCTGCGATCCGCGAGATCCTGAAGGTCACGGAACGCCCCGAGGTCATCTCGTTCGCAGGCGGCCTGCCCGCTCCCGCGACGTTCCCGGCCGAACGCATGCGCGCCGCGGCCGACCGCGTGCTGCGCGATGCACCCGCCGCCGCACTCCAGTACAGCGCGACCGAAGGCTACCTGCCGCTGCGTGAATGGATCGCCGAGCGTTACAGCGTGCGCGTGTCGCAGGTGCTGATCACGACCGGCTCGCAGCAGGCGCTCGACCTGCTCGGCAAGGCGCTGATCGATCCGGACAGCCCGATCCTCGTGGAAACCCCGACCTACCTCGGCGCGCTGCAGTCGTTCTCGCTGTACGAGCCGCGCTATGTGCAGGTGCCGACCGACGAGCAGGGCCTGCTGCCCGAAGGCCTCACGCCCGACCTGACGCAAGGCGCACGCCTGCTGTACGCACAGCCGAACTTCCAGAACCCGACCGGTCGCCGCCTGCCCGTCGAGCGCCGCCGCGCGCTCGCCGCGTTCGCGCAGTCGAGCCCGTTCCCGGTGCTGGAAGACGACCCGTACGGCGCGCTGAACTACCAGGGCGAGCCGCTACCGACGATGCTGTCGATGGCGCCCGACCATATCGTGCACCTCGGCACGTTTTCGAAGGTGCTCGCGCCGGGCCTGCGGATCGGCTACATCATTGCCCCCGAGGAACTCCACTTCAAGCTCGTGCAGGCCAAGCAGGCCACGGACCTGCACACGCCGACGCTCACGCAGCGCATCGCGCACGAAGTGATCAAGGACGGCTTCCTCGATGAGCACATCCCGACGATCCGCCAGCTGTACGGCGCGCAATGCGAAGCGATGCTCGCGTCGCTCGCCCGCCACATGCCGGAAGGCGTCACGTGGAACCGGCCGGACGGCGGCATGTTCATCTGGGTGAATCTGCCCGCGCAGATCGACAGCATGAAGCTGCTCGAGGCCGCGGTCGCCAACCACGTCGCCTTCGTGCCGGGTGCGCCGTTCTTCGCGAACGACCCGCAGCAGAACACGCTGCGCCTGTCGTTCGTGACGGTGCCGCCGGAGAAGATCGAGGAAGGCGTCGCTCGCCTCGGCAAGCTGCTGCGCGAACGTCTCTGA
- a CDS encoding RidA family protein, which produces MANVYDKLKSLGIELPTAGAPAAAYVMSAQSGNTVYLSGHIAKKDGKVWAGKLGADLKTEDGKAAARSIAIDLLATLHAHTGDLNKVTRIVKLMSLVNSTLDFTEQHIVTNGASELIAEVFGDAGKHARSAFGVAQIPLGACVEIELIAEVA; this is translated from the coding sequence ATGGCTAACGTCTACGACAAACTGAAGTCGCTCGGCATCGAACTCCCGACCGCCGGCGCACCGGCCGCCGCCTACGTGATGAGCGCGCAAAGCGGCAACACGGTCTACCTGTCGGGCCACATCGCGAAGAAGGACGGCAAGGTCTGGGCCGGCAAGCTGGGCGCCGACCTGAAGACGGAAGACGGCAAGGCGGCCGCGCGCTCGATCGCGATCGACCTGCTCGCGACGCTGCACGCACACACCGGCGACCTGAACAAGGTCACGCGCATCGTGAAGCTGATGAGCCTCGTCAACTCGACGCTCGACTTCACCGAACAGCACATCGTGACGAACGGTGCGTCGGAGCTGATCGCCGAAGTGTTCGGCGACGCGGGCAAGCACGCGCGTTCGGCGTTCGGTGTCGCGCAGATTCCGCTCGGCGCGTGCGTCGAGATCGAACTGATCGCCGAAGTCGCGTAA
- a CDS encoding PhzF family phenazine biosynthesis protein has translation MTGRLVRFKQVDVFTSVPFKGNPLAVVFDADSLGDDAMLEIARWTNLSETTFLCTPTDPDADYRVRIFTTAGELPFAGHPTLGTAHAFLESGARPRVPGRLIQQCGVGRVALREQAGGWAFAAPPARVTPLDRSDYAVLAAALRSDAIDLDAEPCAVDNGAPWLVVRLKSADACIGLSPDPAALEALTRRYGTDGLAVYAPHVEGGPATFEIRCLMTGGNFGFGEDPVTGSANAALAGLLTRQERRPGQSYTARQGTAIGRDGRICVSYDEDGTTWIGGHVVTVVDGTFRSPV, from the coding sequence ATGACCGGTCGTCTCGTCCGCTTCAAGCAGGTCGACGTCTTCACGTCGGTGCCGTTCAAGGGCAACCCGCTCGCCGTCGTGTTCGACGCCGATTCACTCGGCGACGACGCGATGCTCGAGATCGCCCGCTGGACGAACCTGTCGGAAACGACGTTCCTCTGCACCCCGACCGATCCCGACGCCGACTACCGCGTGCGGATCTTCACGACGGCCGGTGAACTGCCGTTCGCCGGCCACCCGACGCTCGGCACCGCGCATGCGTTCCTGGAAAGCGGCGCACGGCCGCGCGTGCCTGGCCGGCTGATCCAGCAGTGCGGGGTTGGCCGGGTCGCGCTGCGCGAGCAGGCCGGCGGCTGGGCGTTCGCCGCGCCGCCGGCTCGCGTCACGCCGCTCGACCGTTCGGACTACGCGGTGCTGGCCGCCGCGTTGCGCAGCGACGCGATCGACCTGGATGCCGAGCCGTGCGCGGTGGACAACGGCGCGCCGTGGCTGGTCGTGCGGCTGAAGTCGGCCGACGCGTGCATCGGCCTGTCGCCCGATCCGGCCGCGCTGGAGGCGCTCACGCGCCGCTATGGGACGGACGGCCTCGCGGTCTACGCGCCGCACGTCGAAGGCGGCCCCGCGACGTTCGAAATCCGCTGCTTGATGACGGGCGGCAACTTCGGCTTCGGCGAGGATCCGGTCACCGGCAGCGCGAACGCCGCGCTGGCCGGGCTGCTGACGCGGCAGGAACGCCGCCCCGGCCAGTCGTACACGGCCCGCCAGGGCACGGCGATCGGCCGCGACGGCCGCATCTGCGTCAGCTATGACGAAGACGGCACCACGTGGATCGGCGGTCACGTCGTCACGGTCGTCGACGGCACCTTCCGGTCCCCCGTGTAA
- a CDS encoding EAL domain-containing protein: protein MSSARSNHTPPTRPLRAPRKSRRRALFAIPLLGMLALALLWAVIVARLSVEKDSAYKEAAASAAILSSALEQHTVKAIHQVDQITRFVKFEFEKSPSRFNLASAVEKGVVPSDTLIQVSLVNAKGILFANTAELHPKPINLSDREHFKVHLAHNDDRLYISKPVLGRVSSHWTLQMTRRLNNPDGSFAGIVVVSEDPSYFTNDFYNNAAIGKEGVIAVVSDTGAVLARRTGSLSNAPGAFSASGVYPIAERVTGTIIDPIDGVTRIVSYRHLDGYPLAVMVGLSQSEEFADYYHTRNVYLLMTSFITLAMLAFFGVATGLIGKLLGREREMTQLAEYDLLTGLANRYATLRGLRNDVSMPASLSRLGLLFIDLDNFKTVNDTLGHNAGDIVLQMTASRLSDAVGDEGSLARIGGDEFVVVMKGDDVERRAVRLAEAIIRMFAEPFDVRGSSFVLHASIGIALHTVANESEIDLLKKADLAMYSAKDAGKNCYQFYAPHLSHRADHLMRWEQQLRVALAEGQLFLAYQPKIDLTHRTITGFEALARWDHPEHGIISANEFISIAESTGLIVPIGDFVIRTACEQIARWRDDGHDTLTLAVNISPVQFWRGDLIETISQALQDTGIEANRLEIEITETAMMEYPELVSEKIVALKKLGIRIALDDFGTGYSSLSYLHRFSVDTLKVDRSFVQAIPNDRSVCVMVSSIVHLARSLGLTVVVEGTETEEQIAWLSALGEIEAQGFLFSRPVPADAIPALIARFGVRGDRPNVLTHRATGSTGA, encoded by the coding sequence ATGAGCTCCGCCCGGTCAAACCACACGCCGCCGACCCGGCCGCTGCGCGCGCCGCGCAAGTCGCGCCGTCGCGCGCTGTTCGCGATCCCGCTGCTCGGGATGCTGGCGCTTGCGCTGCTGTGGGCGGTGATCGTGGCGCGGCTGTCGGTCGAAAAGGACAGCGCGTACAAGGAAGCGGCGGCCTCGGCGGCGATCCTGTCGTCGGCGCTCGAGCAGCACACGGTCAAGGCGATCCACCAGGTCGACCAGATCACCCGCTTCGTCAAGTTCGAATTCGAGAAATCGCCGTCGCGCTTCAACCTCGCGAGCGCGGTCGAAAAAGGCGTCGTGCCGAGCGACACGCTGATCCAGGTTTCGCTCGTCAACGCGAAGGGCATCCTGTTCGCGAACACGGCTGAACTCCATCCGAAGCCGATCAACCTGTCCGACCGCGAGCACTTCAAGGTCCACCTCGCGCACAACGACGATCGCCTGTACATCAGCAAGCCCGTGCTCGGCCGCGTGTCGAGCCATTGGACGCTGCAGATGACACGGCGCCTGAACAACCCGGACGGCAGCTTCGCCGGGATCGTCGTGGTATCGGAAGATCCGAGCTACTTCACGAACGACTTCTACAACAACGCGGCGATCGGCAAGGAAGGCGTGATCGCCGTGGTGTCCGACACGGGCGCCGTGCTCGCGCGGCGCACCGGCTCGCTCAGCAACGCGCCCGGTGCGTTCTCCGCATCGGGCGTCTACCCGATCGCCGAGCGCGTGACGGGTACGATCATCGACCCGATCGACGGCGTGACGCGCATCGTGTCGTACCGCCACCTCGACGGCTACCCGCTCGCGGTGATGGTCGGGCTGTCGCAGTCCGAGGAATTCGCGGACTACTACCACACGCGCAACGTCTATCTGCTGATGACGAGCTTCATCACGCTAGCGATGCTCGCGTTCTTCGGCGTCGCGACGGGGCTGATCGGCAAGCTGCTCGGCCGCGAGCGCGAGATGACCCAGCTCGCCGAATACGACCTCCTCACCGGCCTCGCAAACCGCTACGCGACGCTGCGCGGGCTGCGCAACGACGTGTCGATGCCGGCAAGCCTGTCGCGGCTCGGCCTGCTGTTCATCGACCTCGACAACTTCAAGACCGTCAACGACACCCTCGGCCACAACGCCGGCGACATCGTGCTGCAGATGACAGCGTCGCGCCTGTCGGATGCCGTCGGCGACGAAGGGTCGCTCGCCCGGATCGGCGGCGACGAGTTCGTCGTCGTGATGAAGGGCGACGACGTCGAACGGCGCGCGGTGCGGCTCGCGGAAGCGATCATCCGGATGTTCGCCGAGCCGTTCGACGTGCGCGGCAGTTCGTTCGTGCTGCATGCGAGCATCGGCATCGCGCTGCACACCGTCGCGAACGAAAGCGAGATCGACCTGCTGAAGAAGGCCGATCTCGCGATGTACAGCGCGAAGGACGCGGGCAAGAACTGCTACCAGTTCTACGCGCCGCACCTGTCGCATCGCGCCGACCACCTGATGCGCTGGGAACAGCAATTGCGCGTCGCGCTCGCCGAGGGGCAGCTGTTCCTCGCCTACCAGCCGAAGATCGATCTGACGCACCGCACGATCACCGGCTTCGAGGCCCTCGCGCGCTGGGACCACCCCGAGCACGGGATCATCTCCGCGAACGAATTCATTTCGATTGCCGAATCGACGGGGCTGATCGTGCCGATCGGCGACTTCGTGATCCGCACCGCGTGCGAACAGATCGCGCGCTGGCGCGACGATGGCCACGACACGCTGACGCTCGCGGTCAACATCTCGCCGGTGCAGTTCTGGCGCGGCGACCTGATCGAGACGATTTCGCAGGCGCTGCAGGACACCGGTATCGAGGCGAACCGGCTCGAAATCGAGATCACCGAGACCGCGATGATGGAATATCCGGAGCTCGTCTCCGAGAAGATCGTCGCGTTGAAGAAGCTCGGCATCCGCATCGCGCTCGACGATTTCGGTACCGGCTATTCGTCGCTGTCGTACCTGCACCGCTTCTCCGTCGATACGCTGAAGGTCGACCGCTCGTTCGTGCAGGCGATCCCGAACGATCGCAGCGTGTGCGTGATGGTGTCGTCGATCGTGCATCTCGCGCGCTCGCTCGGCCTGACGGTGGTCGTCGAAGGCACCGAAACCGAGGAGCAGATCGCATGGCTGTCGGCGCTCGGAGAAATCGAGGCGCAGGGCTTCCTGTTCTCCCGCCCCGTGCCGGCCGACGCGATCCCCGCGCTGATCGCGCGCTTCGGCGTGCGCGGCGACCGTCCGAACGTCCTCACGCACCGCGCGACCGGCAGCACGGGCGCCTGA
- a CDS encoding chromate transporter: MTTIEVEAAERVEQAPASLWALFKVVAGISAVSWGGLSMMAQLERHYVERLQRIEPHVFADLVALAWLVPGPVGCNVAVQVGRTLHGRTGAWIAGIASVLPFFVLMTLFAIFYRTPIVRSLAAPMLINHFGMVLAALIGVTWVKQLRTLASTRLEQAIAALSTILLAFAHSPTAFVGILFAAFAAGWLTGPPQHDAVDFTLSKRDRSLLVLLAVLVALFALPLPGDYQETLLWPRLAGAGMTLFGGGFSALPVLKTLFVSPATGISDHDFTLAFALSPVSPGPLLNVVPFLGYLTAGWTGALLATAALFIPSGCLVVFAQNHLFRLKRHSRFEHGMRLLRAATTGFLVVAVVKILHREPADPVYWLTGAFATLCFARFKVPVYAVYGAVAIVCGAWLLWAAIAH; encoded by the coding sequence ATGACAACCATCGAAGTCGAAGCGGCCGAACGTGTCGAACAGGCACCGGCATCCCTATGGGCCTTGTTCAAGGTTGTCGCCGGCATTTCCGCCGTGTCGTGGGGCGGGCTTTCGATGATGGCGCAACTCGAGCGCCACTATGTCGAGCGGTTGCAGCGCATCGAGCCGCACGTGTTCGCCGATCTCGTGGCCCTCGCATGGCTCGTGCCAGGCCCCGTCGGCTGCAATGTCGCCGTGCAGGTCGGCCGGACGCTGCATGGCCGCACCGGCGCATGGATCGCCGGCATCGCGAGCGTGCTGCCGTTCTTCGTGCTGATGACGCTGTTCGCGATCTTCTACCGCACGCCGATCGTGCGCTCGCTCGCCGCGCCGATGCTGATCAATCACTTCGGGATGGTGCTCGCCGCACTGATCGGCGTCACGTGGGTCAAGCAGTTGCGCACGCTCGCGAGCACACGGCTCGAACAGGCGATCGCCGCACTATCGACGATTCTGCTCGCTTTCGCGCATAGTCCGACCGCTTTCGTCGGGATTCTCTTCGCTGCGTTTGCAGCCGGCTGGCTGACCGGGCCACCGCAACACGACGCGGTCGATTTCACGCTGTCGAAACGCGACCGCAGCCTGCTCGTGCTGCTCGCCGTGCTCGTCGCGCTGTTCGCGCTGCCGTTGCCCGGCGACTATCAGGAGACGCTGCTGTGGCCGCGGCTCGCCGGCGCCGGCATGACGCTGTTCGGCGGCGGCTTCTCCGCGCTGCCCGTGCTCAAGACGCTGTTCGTGTCGCCGGCCACCGGCATCTCCGATCACGACTTCACGCTCGCGTTCGCGCTGTCGCCGGTGTCGCCCGGCCCGCTGCTGAACGTCGTGCCGTTTCTCGGCTACCTGACCGCCGGCTGGACCGGCGCGCTGCTCGCGACCGCAGCGCTGTTCATTCCGTCGGGGTGTCTCGTCGTGTTCGCGCAGAATCATCTGTTCCGGCTCAAGCGCCATTCGCGCTTCGAGCACGGGATGCGCCTGCTGCGCGCGGCAACGACGGGATTTCTCGTCGTCGCCGTCGTGAAGATCCTGCATCGCGAACCGGCCGATCCCGTCTACTGGCTCACGGGCGCCTTTGCGACGCTGTGCTTCGCACGCTTCAAGGTGCCCGTGTACGCCGTCTACGGTGCGGTCGCGATCGTGTGCGGCGCGTGGCTGTTGTGGGCGGCCATCGCGCACTGA
- a CDS encoding multidrug/biocide efflux PACE transporter: MKQMNKTVTERLVHALTFELVAIALCAPIGAWLLDMPVSHVGVLTVMVSLIAMAWNMTFNTLFDRFERRAGLTRTLGMRIAHAVAFELGLVAMVVPVAAWWLNVSLVEALLLDLGIVLFFLPYTFCFNLAYDALRARWVARRVAVQAG; the protein is encoded by the coding sequence ATGAAACAGATGAACAAAACGGTGACGGAACGCCTCGTTCACGCGCTGACGTTCGAGCTGGTGGCGATCGCGCTGTGCGCGCCGATCGGCGCGTGGCTGCTCGATATGCCGGTCTCGCACGTCGGCGTGCTGACGGTGATGGTGTCGCTGATCGCGATGGCCTGGAACATGACGTTCAACACGCTGTTCGACCGTTTCGAGCGCCGCGCCGGCCTCACGCGCACGCTCGGGATGCGCATCGCGCATGCGGTCGCGTTCGAGCTCGGCCTCGTCGCGATGGTGGTGCCGGTTGCCGCATGGTGGCTGAACGTGAGCCTCGTCGAGGCGCTGCTGCTTGACCTCGGCATCGTGCTGTTCTTCCTGCCATACACGTTCTGCTTCAACCTCGCGTACGACGCGCTGCGGGCACGCTGGGTCGCACGCCGCGTCGCGGTGCAGGCAGGCTGA
- a CDS encoding LysR family transcriptional regulator, translating into MHHAPEALLAFAEAALLGSFTAAARKLGKRQSTVSEAIANLEIDLGVQLFDRSTRTPTLTDAGRALLPQVQRALEAGAAIDRTAARLAQGEEARLTLVVSDTYQSKRYEETLMALERRFPTLELECQIAEHEDVLDLIQQGRAQLGLMAARAVYPPDIGAATVAEESEIGLFVGRTHALAAFGDADVPHAALRDARELRLNTYVKPEDRGADDRIVIGTQRWLAPSYLMLLEMAVLGFGWAELPRWMVEHFARDRLCELRSRGWPRRVRVDAVWSRNRPLGPAGAWLLDAMLAA; encoded by the coding sequence ATGCACCACGCCCCCGAAGCCCTGCTCGCCTTCGCCGAAGCCGCGCTGCTCGGCTCGTTCACGGCCGCCGCGCGCAAGCTCGGCAAGCGCCAGTCGACGGTGTCCGAAGCGATCGCAAACCTCGAGATCGATCTCGGCGTGCAGTTGTTCGACCGCTCGACGCGCACGCCGACGCTGACCGATGCCGGACGCGCGCTGCTGCCGCAGGTGCAGCGCGCACTGGAGGCCGGCGCGGCGATCGACCGCACCGCCGCGCGGCTCGCGCAGGGCGAGGAAGCACGGCTGACGCTCGTCGTGTCCGATACGTATCAATCGAAGCGTTACGAGGAAACCTTGATGGCACTCGAGCGGCGCTTTCCGACGCTGGAACTCGAATGTCAGATCGCCGAACACGAGGACGTGCTCGACCTGATCCAGCAGGGCCGCGCTCAGCTTGGGCTGATGGCCGCGCGCGCCGTCTACCCGCCCGATATCGGCGCGGCGACGGTGGCGGAGGAGTCCGAGATCGGCCTGTTCGTCGGGCGCACGCACGCGCTGGCGGCCTTCGGCGACGCCGACGTGCCGCATGCGGCACTGCGCGACGCGCGCGAACTGCGCCTCAACACGTATGTGAAACCGGAGGATCGCGGCGCCGACGACCGGATCGTCATCGGCACGCAGCGCTGGCTCGCGCCGAGCTATCTGATGCTGCTGGAGATGGCGGTGCTGGGGTTCGGCTGGGCCGAGCTGCCGCGCTGGATGGTCGAGCATTTCGCGCGCGATCGTCTCTGCGAGCTGCGCTCGCGCGGCTGGCCGCGCCGCGTGCGGGTCGATGCGGTGTGGTCGCGCAACCGGCCGCTCGGCCCGGCCGGCGCGTGGCTGCTCGACGCGATGCTGGCAGCATAG